Sequence from the Synergistaceae bacterium genome:
ATTCCCATGCCTGCAAAAGTAAATACTCATTATTACGGCGAAACTGTGTTTGACTGCTGGTCAGTAAGGTCTGAGATGGTAACTTGGACTCTTACTTCCGGAACTTTGCCGGACGGATGCACTATTTCAAATGTAAGATGGGAATGTGTGAAGGACAGTGCAATTGGTTATCTAGTATTTGATTTCACACCTTCAAGAGCGGGAAAATATGTATTTACATTTACGGGAAATTCTCTCGACTGGGTTCACGACAGATTATTATATTACGAATTTATTGTAGAAGAAGCTCCGCAACCTGACAATAACGCACCCAGACGCGACTCTAACGGCAATGTAACATTTGAGAGATCAAAAACGGATTCCAATTTCTGGACGGAGTTGCTGAACAAGTTTAACAGTTTTCATTTATTCAGCAGCAAATATGATAGTGATGAGCTCGTGTTTACGCCTGAAATGATAGCGCAGATTAAAGAATTTAATTTATCGGGCAAAAGTATTTCGAGTCTCGTCGGGATAAATTACTTCACCGCGCTGGAAAAATTAAATTGTTCAGGAAATAATCTCACGACTCTTAACGTAACGGGCTGTAAAAATCTCATTGAGCTTAACTGCTCAGGAAATAATTTAACAAATTTGAACGTAAACGGCTGCACAAAACTTGAGACTATAGGTTGCAATTTCAACCAAATAACCGGCGTTCTTGACGTGAGCGGATGCACAAACCTGAAAACTTTTTACTGCAGCTTTAACGAGCTTCAATGGCTTAATATGTCGGGCTGTGTGAATCTCGAATATCTTGACTGTTCGAACAACAATTTTGAATCTTTAAGCGTGAGGGATTATCCCAAGTTAAAGACTCTTTATTACGGTTCGCCTAACTTGAAGACTCTCAATGTAATAAATTGTACTGCCCTTACAGAGTTAATAGGAGAATTTAGCAATCTTACTACACTGAATCTCAGCGGGTGCAGCTCTCTTGCAGAATTTCTACTTACGTCTTATCCGTCAGTAGAAAAACTTGACATCAGCGGAACTGCAATATCTGGGATCGGCACTTATTACCTTTATGATTTTCCAAATTTAAAAGAGTTTACCGCATGTAATTGTCCTAATCTCACTTATATAGATCTAAGCTATAAAAATTTAACTCGTATTGATGTGAGCGGAAGTACAAATATTGAATATCTCAACTGTCAAGGCTGTAGTCAGCTTAAAAAATTATTAGTCGAAAATTGCAGCGAACTCACTTATATTTATGCCGAGAACAATAATTTGACGTATCTTGATGTCAGTAAATGCCCGAAAATAGAGTATATTCGTTGCGACTCTGACAAGACACAAATTATTTGCGCTGATGGTTATATTCCGATTGATTATGTTCATTTTCCCGATGCTAATTTCAGAGATTGTATACTTGACGATGTCGCGGGAAACTGCTTGTTAAATACTAACATGTATAATCTAACAAACATTAATGTATCAAGCAGAGATATAGCAGATTTGACAGGCATTGAATATTTAACAGAGCTGCAAGCTTTAACATGTCATGAGAACAAGCTCACAAAATTAGACTTGAGCAAGAATCCTAAATTAAAGTGGCTTGACTGCGCAGTAAATTCAATCACTGAACTAAATATAACCGACTGTAATGCATTAACTTATATTAACTGTGCTGGCAATCAAATTACAAAATTAAATCTTGATAACTGCCCTGAACTTGTCGACCTGAATTGCGACATGAATCTTTTAACGAGTCTCAACGTCAGCACGTGCCGTTATTTAAAGTGGCTTCATTGCCATGATAATAACATTGCTTCATTAAACTTGGCGAATAATTCGGCGTTGAAAAATTTAGACTGCTCCCATAACCAATTGGCGAGTCTGAATCTCAATAACTGCCCTGAGCTTGAAGATTTGTCATGCAGTGGGAACAAATTAACACAGTTAGATTTAAGTTCGTGCAAAAATTTAACCGAGCTTTATTGCTCCGATAATTCTTTAACGCGCTTAGACTTGAGCAACCTCACGAAATTAACGCAGCTTCATTGCCACGACTGCCAGATTGAAGAATTGCGGCTAGATAATTGCAGCTCACTTGAAGGTATTTATTGCGGGGGGAACAAATTAACCCGTCTTGATGTCAGCAAATGCTCATTTTTAGAATATCTTCTATGCGATAATGACAAAGTAGAAATTATTTGCGCTGACGGAGATTTGCCGATTGATTATATTCATTTTCCCGATAAAAGTTTCAGATATAGTATACTTTTGTATAGGCACAATTCAGGCCATATTATTCGCAAGGCCGATGTTGACGTAACAAAAATTACAGAATTGTATCTTTCATACTATGATATTGAAGACTTAACCGGAATTGAATATTTTAGCGGGCTTAAAACTTTATATGCTGACAATAATAAGCTGACAAAGCTGGATTTAAGCAAAAATAAAGCATTGACACAAATTAGCTGCAATCATAATCAAATCACAGAAATAAATTTAGCGTCCTGCACCGAACTTGTAAAAGTAGAATTTTTCAACAATCCATTAACACGGCTCGATTTAAGCACCCTCACGAAATTAGCTGACTTAGATATAGGAAATGTTGATAAATTGACGTATTTAAACGTAAGCAACACTGCATTGAGAAATCTTATTTGCACAAATAGCAGTCTTACGGAATTAAGAGTCAATAATTGCTCGAAACTTGTATTTCTTGAATGTACCGGCAATAAATTAACGCAAATTTACGCGGTCAACTGCCCAAATTTAACAGATTCTGCTATATATTGCGATCCAGGAGTAAAAATTATCCGCGATTCTTCCAGCCCTGTAAAAATTGTTACTAATAATATAACCAATGCGCAAATTAATAAATCTTACTCGTTCCAGCTAAAAGCGTCAGGCACAGGCAATATAACATGGCAGATAAAATCGGGTTCACTTCCTGAAGGCTTGAATCTCAGCAAGTCAGGACTCATAAGCGGCAAACCGTCAAAGGCAGGAAATTATAAATTTACTGTTACAGCCTCAAACGGTAATGAATCAGACTCTAAAGAATTTACAATAATAGTTACAGCGTCGGGAACTTCACTCGAAATCACAACAGAGACTCTCAAGGCCGGCACTCATGGGAAAAATTACAGCTCAACCGTCAAAGCTAAGGGCGCAAATAACTTCACAGCGTCGGGACTCCCTGAAGGCTTGAATATTAATTCAACAACGGGCAAAATTTCGGGCAAACCTTCAGAGTACGGCAAATTTAACGTGATAATAACGGCTTCTAATGCTAATGACTCGACTCAAAAAAGTTTTTCGCTCGTAATAAAACCTGTCGCGCCGAAAATTTCCGCAAAAATATCAACAGGCCGAGTCTATGAAGAATATTCAACAGTTCTGACAATTTCTAAAGGTTCGAATCCAGTCAAATGGAGCGTTGATTATTTACCGGAAGGCTTGACTCTTAACTCTGAGACAGGGAAAATTTCGGGAAAACCGACTCAATTTTTCAAGGGCAAAATAAATGTTACAGCCTCAAACGATGCAGGAATCGCAAATAAAT
This genomic interval carries:
- a CDS encoding putative Ig domain-containing protein; translation: MNTKKFLVLLVCAFIFFAENLSYADTIIVPAPYYDDINYYRQNYSAHDKSSDCFHFVQAVLRDEGRTLPGGSVVNNKPYFSGLTAYDSCWSSSGLTNNADLRETLKKKFFNAKIGDVVQMYWNTGGGYSSTQHTAIIAEVTDDGVYFLQSGFQQKELYRKNADNQYIQGYIGRNFFSWETLARCYANAGANGGVSFYRFPGPPVNGFDLGQCLQVIPMPAKVNTHYYGETVFDCWSVRSEMVTWTLTSGTLPDGCTISNVRWECVKDSAIGYLVFDFTPSRAGKYVFTFTGNSLDWVHDRLLYYEFIVEEAPQPDNNAPRRDSNGNVTFERSKTDSNFWTELLNKFNSFHLFSSKYDSDELVFTPEMIAQIKEFNLSGKSISSLVGINYFTALEKLNCSGNNLTTLNVTGCKNLIELNCSGNNLTNLNVNGCTKLETIGCNFNQITGVLDVSGCTNLKTFYCSFNELQWLNMSGCVNLEYLDCSNNNFESLSVRDYPKLKTLYYGSPNLKTLNVINCTALTELIGEFSNLTTLNLSGCSSLAEFLLTSYPSVEKLDISGTAISGIGTYYLYDFPNLKEFTACNCPNLTYIDLSYKNLTRIDVSGSTNIEYLNCQGCSQLKKLLVENCSELTYIYAENNNLTYLDVSKCPKIEYIRCDSDKTQIICADGYIPIDYVHFPDANFRDCILDDVAGNCLLNTNMYNLTNINVSSRDIADLTGIEYLTELQALTCHENKLTKLDLSKNPKLKWLDCAVNSITELNITDCNALTYINCAGNQITKLNLDNCPELVDLNCDMNLLTSLNVSTCRYLKWLHCHDNNIASLNLANNSALKNLDCSHNQLASLNLNNCPELEDLSCSGNKLTQLDLSSCKNLTELYCSDNSLTRLDLSNLTKLTQLHCHDCQIEELRLDNCSSLEGIYCGGNKLTRLDVSKCSFLEYLLCDNDKVEIICADGDLPIDYIHFPDKSFRYSILLYRHNSGHIIRKADVDVTKITELYLSYYDIEDLTGIEYFSGLKTLYADNNKLTKLDLSKNKALTQISCNHNQITEINLASCTELVKVEFFNNPLTRLDLSTLTKLADLDIGNVDKLTYLNVSNTALRNLICTNSSLTELRVNNCSKLVFLECTGNKLTQIYAVNCPNLTDSAIYCDPGVKIIRDSSSPVKIVTNNITNAQINKSYSFQLKASGTGNITWQIKSGSLPEGLNLSKSGLISGKPSKAGNYKFTVTASNGNESDSKEFTIIVTASGTSLEITTETLKAGTHGKNYSSTVKAKGANNFTASGLPEGLNINSTTGKISGKPSEYGKFNVIITASNANDSTQKSFSLVIKPVAPKISAKISTGRVYEEYSTVLTISKGSNPVKWSVDYLPEGLTLNSETGKISGKPTQFFKGKINVTASNDAGIANKSMTLKIDADKPAITSITHDGRSAAVKGQSYSLTCTGTGTKPLTWSFTGLPEGMTGDSSTGKISGTPAESGKFKISVELTNMTGKIKRKKYTLTVYNPPAITTENLPDATYNNSYKFSLTATGDKKIQWRAEGLPTGLKISSSGKISGKPTAKPGNYAITITAYNAKIPDSYSQRETSKIFNLVINNNPDSKKAYNETQTQDSNDSTSASDSLNEPEKIIVSPEKLIIGPERNISTTNINLSNDYIIAAVLPEIHVTESGLYELEVELDENINIGEKLIWLAMPQNSEPSEDDLIAEFYDETGQEIFAVPENHLITISAWFNKGTIYAPIIAVK